A section of the Acomys russatus chromosome 10, mAcoRus1.1, whole genome shotgun sequence genome encodes:
- the LOC127194672 gene encoding 60S ribosomal protein L29-like gives MAKSENHTTHNQSHKWHRNGIKKPRSQDMNLLRRLTPKFLRNVRFAKKHKKRLKKMQANNAQAVSARAEAIKALVKPKAVKPKMPKGPRCKLICLAFIAHPKLGKKIRSYMAKGHRLCQPKPKVQIKADATGPAKAQASAPAQAPKGVQAPVKAP, from the coding sequence ATGGCCAAGTCCgagaaccacaccacacacaatcagtcccacaaatggcacagaaatggcatcaagaaaccccGGTCACAAGATATGAATCTCTTAAGGAGGTTGAcccccaagttcctgaggaatgtgcgctttgccaagaagcacaagaaacgcctgaagaagatgcaggcaaacaacgcACAGGCAGTGAGTGCCCGTGCAGAGGCCATCAAGGcccttgtgaagcctaaggctgttaagcccaagatgccaaagggccccCGCTGCAAACTCATCTGTCTTGCTTTCATCgctcatcccaagcttgggaagaagaTTCGAAGCTACATGGCCAAGGGCCATAGGCTCTGCCAACCAAAGCCCAAGGTTCAAATCAAGGCAGACGCCACAGGtccagctaaggcccaggcttcagccccagctcaggctcccaaaggtgtccaggcccctgtgaaggccccatag